Within the Thunnus thynnus chromosome 23, fThuThy2.1, whole genome shotgun sequence genome, the region tttgtgtgttatatgtaaatatacagcaggtCCTTTCAATCCGTTCTCACTTCTGTTTCCAGGCAGGAAAGCATCAAGAGTATGAACAGAAACTGCTACAAGACCTCTACAAAATGAACCCCACCTACCTAGCTGTGTCAGGGGACAAACCAAAGGGCAAAGCCAACTCTttacagaggtgtgtgtgtgtgctgtgtcttCACTTCACTACAGTAGTAGATGCAGACAAGAGATGAATGCAAGataaagttgaataaatgaaacataacaaatgtaGATGCTTCCATACAGAACACAAAGGCCTGGTTTTCAAGTTGTGTTTCATCAGATTTGCACCTCTGTTCACCTGGATTGTAATCATGCATTGAGAAGTTGTGGTATTTTAACTTGTGTTACAGCTGAGGTTGTTGTTTGGACCCAAAGgcagacacagaaaacagatggatggatgagaaAAATATGGTTTCATGAGAAACCTTTGGTTATGGAGGGTAAAAGGGACGAGGGCTGGTACTGGTAAGGGGGCAGGCAGGCTGGAGAGGGGTTGTGTGGCAGAGAGGGGCAGGTGGCTAGGTGAACTTGGCGTGGTGTGGCTGGAGAATGAGCTTGCAGCTGAAGACCAAGTTGACACTGGAGACCACTAAGGTGACTGAACAATCTGGCGATGAGAGGAAGGAGAGCAGGAGTATTTGAGCTGAGGCTTGACAAGTTGATTGTAGACAGGAGTGGAATTGAACCCAAGTGCCAGGTCAGGCAGgccacgcccacacacacacacatacacacacacacacacaaggataGACAGGGGAAGacagggaaaaaacaaaaacacaaggagaaaaaccATCCAGAGCCCTGACAACTTGTCCAACAAGAAGACACTGTTCACTGAAATAATTGAAGGAAGAGTTCACAAAGTTTTAACAGTCAAGTGcccactgaaagaggttttcctggctgtaatcattcctcctgttcatactggatattaaaagatccttcaaatgtgctttcaatgtaagtgatggaggccaaaatccacagtgtgtccacacagtcatttaaaagtagatgtgaagcttctattcagcttcagcagtctgagttagtcatatcaagtggatatctgacacatttacagtctttttagcatcaaattccctctttgtgtttcctcagacagtgtttccctgttgagctgcagtggaagtatagtaacaaaaagagtgaaagatatctacttgatttgactcatttggatactgaagcttcatattagcttcagataaatgtttaaatacatttttgcacagaaggaggactgtggattttgtcctccatcacttccattgtaaggtcattatgaagggatcttctaatggtcagtatgaacgggaggaatgattacagcaagaaaaacaggtttcaatgttcatttgtaCTCTTGTTCTAAGAAAGGTTTGAAAAATTGTCAAGCCGTCCTTTAAGGTTCTCTTGCTGCAAGAACAGTTCTGAGTATTCCAATAGCAAGCTAATGATCATCTATTGATTATCCAACACAAACTCTGAAAGTAACAAAACACAGTTAATATACAGTCTGAAATGTCACCtgattgtttctctttcttgtttgtctatgtgatgtcacagatccaACAGCTCCAGTAAAGATGGCTGGCTGTTGTTACAGCCTTCAAGTCAGACGGCCAACGGTCTGTCATCAGACCACAGGAAGAGTCCACCGCTAGACGGGTCCGACTCTGAACACTTGACCCCTGAGGGGCCTGAAACTGACCTTAGCCTCGGCCCCGTACCCACCCTCTCTCCGTTCTCTTCAAACTGTGACCTTGCTAGGTAAACCACAATGCTTTTCATCTTCACACAAATCAAATGTTGACGGtgtgacaaacaaaaaaaggcatttaaaGCAGAAGCATTCAACCAATGATTCAgtactttatttgttttttcctcctctcattgtcttaaaatgtgttttttctgcctCATGTGTAACACTTAAAATCAACATTCATTAAAGTGCCTGGCTTGCCTTTCTAGTGTGAGGAACTAGCATGGTGACTGTGTATTGATGATCACACTACATTTAAGAAGGGAACACTCCTCAGTCTTCTGGTGGGTAAATCTAATAACATTTTCCTTCTGCCTTTATTTTACAGCCCCAGCGACAAACTGCCAGACATCATCAGTATAGGCAACGGTGAAACCTCTCAACTGGTACGACTCTACTCTACGACCCTAAGACTCTATTTCTTGAATTTTTTCTGCATCATGAATGTTTTGATCTTACATATGTATAGTTGTAGTGAAACTAGGATCTCCATGACACCATCTGATTCAATTGAGGATGAATGTTGTgatctctcctctcttgtgtCCTGCAGCTCCAGGGCAGTGACTCCCCATCGCCCCCTCCTGGTCTCAGTAAGCCCAGCCTGGTGGTTCCCATCAATGTCACTTGCCACACAGCTCGCTCTCTGTTTGAAGGGGCTGCTGCAGAGTCCCAGTCCCTGTTCTCAGACAACAGTAATTTCAGGCATCCTAACCCCCTCCCCAGTGGACTGAGCGGCTTCCCTAGCTCCACACACAGCAACGCTGACTGGCCCACAGCACCAGAACCACAGAGCCTCTTCACCTCAGGTGGGCCTGACAGGCggaaaacaggaagcagaaatgatatcaattattattttatccatTTGTCAGCTTCATAGTGCATAACATTTAggttttattgatatttttggaaCCATACTGACCAGTTTTCATGGtggaaaaaagtattaaaacttCCATAACATGTATAATTCAGTTCACCACTGTGAACAGTATGTTCCAAATGCTACACAATAATTGTCACAGGTAGGTTTCTGTCCATTAGGTTGtttttgaacataaaaatgtgaaatgcagTGTGTAAAAGTGGAAAGTAGGTTTTGCTCACTGCATTCACACATACCAGAAAAGAAATTCTTCTACAGATGTTAAATAAGTATAACATATTGCAAGATTTGAAACAATGTAAGCAAGCCTCTAAGTTTACCTGATTTTCAGAATGGAAATGCAGCTTTTGTCTAGCTGTATGAACAACGTCCAGCCAGTTTACAGTGAAGTACTAATATTAGTGCAGTTTAGAAACGATTcatttcattatcgattaatctgtagtttattttttccattatttgaTTAGTTGTGTGgtgtatgaaatgtcagaaaatcccATGGTGACGTCCTCACATATGTTTGCCTTGATCagcagtccacaactcaaaccCATAACCCATAGTCCTgcaggactaaagaaaccaggaaatattcacatttgagaagctggaatcagagtattttagtatttcatacctcaaaacaattatttgattatcaaaatagttggggattaatttaatagttggcaactaatcgattaatcaactaatcattgcagctgtagCAGTTATTCTTACAGGTTATTTATCTAGATATTAGGAGTAAGTTTAATcaagtgaaatgtgtgtgtgtgtgtgtgtgtgtgtgtgtgtgtgtgtacgtgcgcgCAGATACCATCCCAGTGTCGTCGTCCACAGACTGGCAGGCAGCGTTTGGCTTCGGCTCGTCCAAACAACAGCAGGACGATGACCTGGGCTTCGACCCCTTCGACATCACCCGCAAAGCCCTGGCTGATCTCATCGAGAAGGAGCTCTCTGTGGAGGACAGCTTCACCTCCCCTCTGTCACCCGGCTCCTTCCCCCACAGAGCCCACGGACCCCTGCTGAAATCATTGCCTAACAAAAGCTTCGGCCCCCCAGGAGGGCTCCCGCTCCCCAACCACCTCCCATCCAACAGCGGCCTCTCTCACCACTACTCTCAGCTTCAGCACCCTCACCGGGGAGGCTACAGCTCCTTCAGCTTTCCCTCTCACCCTTCATCATCTTGTtcatcctcctgctcctccaccaccacctcctcctatTCCTCGGCATCTCGTCAGCCCTGGATGGGTTCCGGCTCACACAGTAACTTTGTACATTTGAACCACACAGTTAGTCCAGCAGTCTCCACCTCACACAGCAACTTCTTGGACTTGACAGTGCTGCCAGGACCTCACAGTACTGGGCTGGGAGGAATCCCCATCACAGGTAAGACTgaagaggggagaggggagatCTGGGACCctatttacacctggtattaacatgtgatctgcatctggatacattatctggataatgacatcaGATCCATgggtctttgcatttacacctggtattaaaatgcTTTCTCGATATCTCAAGTGTGTCCacattgtgatcagatctcaatatgcaaattagctgGGTGGAGACTTGTTAACAAATATGACGCGCCACACGCCAACGAAACTGCTGCCACAAATGGACGTCATTGATTTCTAAAACTTTTTGTGAGGGAAGACTTCTAGCTGCTGCTACTACTCGTAGTTTTTGTGGGGCTTGCTTTAGCTGGCGGGAAGAGGTGGAGCAAGGTGACCTTTCAATTTACTGGGAtgaatttttttcttatgaaagTGATCAGGCTGTACAGATTGGCTTTACACCTGGCTGATATGCAGTCACAATGTGAGCCTGACCACCTCCAGCTTTGGTCTGACTGATCCAGTCACATGTGttctgagtgcatttacacctgcgttaacatgtgttttaatgccaggtgtaaatgggtaATTGTGTGTAACTGGTAATGTGGATTACAGGTGGgcataaataaacaatttcaAGGTCAAATGTAAGAAAGTTACAATTTTTCaactatcttaaaacaacagtcaggagcccaaatgaacattgaaacagggtTTTCTTtccataatcattcctcattTTCATACTGACCAGTAGAAGTCCTCCctctgtatttaaaagtttatctgaagctaatatgaagcttcagcgtccaaatgagtcaaatcaagcagatatctttcaacattacagtctttttagtccttctttttgttacaatacttccactgcagctcaattTTTGGTCATATCACACCACCCAGCACCAATTAATAAGATTGCCACACCCAGCCCGGCATTGTGTGCCAGTGTGATATCAGCTATTATAACATGGTACCACCATGAAACTAGAGACCTTCCAGTGTTGTCAGTGCAACAAACCACAGTGCCTGTGCAGCGCTGCCTTTCTAAATGAACAAACAAGCAGCACTGATCATATGAATCAGCTTGACATCATACAGTTTTCATTCACTGAGGATTTTTACTGGAGCTGAGATAGAAAACAGAATGCAGTATATTCTGGTCTTTTCAGCTATGCAGCATTCAGCTCTCCACAGTGATTGTTTCTGCATAGCAGGTAAAGATCTGGGAGCTTCCAGAAACAACTAATACATGACATAATGTtactgcattgcat harbors:
- the cnot4b gene encoding CCR4-NOT transcription complex subunit 4 isoform X2, which gives rise to MSRSPEVKDDSMECPLCMEPLEIDDVNFFPCTCGYQICRFCWHRIRTDENGLCPACRKPYPEDPAVYKPLSQEELQRIKNEKKQKQNEKKQKITENRKHLASVRVVQRNLVFVVGLSQRLADPEVLKRPEYFGKFGKIHKVVINNSTSYAGSQGPSASAYVTYIRSEDALRAIQCVNNVVVDGRTLKASLGTTKYCSYFLKSMQCPKPDCMYLHELGDEAASFTKEEMQAGKHQEYEQKLLQDLYKMNPTYLAVSGDKPKGKANSLQRSNSSSKDGWLLLQPSSQTANGLSSDHRKSPPLDGSDSEHLTPEGPETDLSLGPVPTLSPFSSNCDLASPSDKLPDIISIGNGETSQLLQGSDSPSPPPGLSKPSLVVPINVTCHTARSLFEGAAAESQSLFSDNSNFRHPNPLPSGLSGFPSSTHSNADWPTAPEPQSLFTSDTIPVSSSTDWQAAFGFGSSKQQQDDDLGFDPFDITRKALADLIEKELSVEDSFTSPLSPGSFPHRAHGPLLKSLPNKSFGPPGGLPLPNHLPSNSGLSHHYSQLQHPHRGGYSSFSFPSHPSSSCSSSCSSTTTSSYSSASRQPWMGSGSHSNFVHLNHTVSPAVSTSHSNFLDLTVLPGPHSTGLGGIPITGFPADLATWLQGFAPI
- the cnot4b gene encoding CCR4-NOT transcription complex subunit 4 isoform X1 codes for the protein MSRSPEVKDDSMECPLCMEPLEIDDVNFFPCTCGYQICRFCWHRIRTDENGLCPACRKPYPEDPAVYKPLSQEELQRIKNEKKQKQNEKKQKITENRKHLASVRVVQRNLVFVVGLSQRLADPEVLKRPEYFGKFGKIHKVVINNSTSYAGSQGPSASAYVTYIRSEDALRAIQCVNNVVVDGRTLKASLGTTKYCSYFLKSMQCPKPDCMYLHELGDEAASFTKEEMQAGKHQEYEQKLLQDLYKMNPTYLAVSGDKPKGKANSLQRSNSSSKDGWLLLQPSSQTANGLSSDHRKSPPLDGSDSEHLTPEGPETDLSLGPVPTLSPFSSNCDLASPSDKLPDIISIGNGETSQLLQGSDSPSPPPGLSKPSLVVPINVTCHTARSLFEGAAAESQSLFSDNSNFRHPNPLPSGLSGFPSSTHSNADWPTAPEPQSLFTSDTIPVSSSTDWQAAFGFGSSKQQQDDDLGFDPFDITRKALADLIEKELSVEDSFTSPLSPGSFPHRAHGPLLKSLPNKSFGPPGGLPLPNHLPSNSGLSHHYSQLQHPHRGGYSSFSFPSHPSSSCSSSCSSTTTSSYSSASRQPWMGSGSHSNFVHLNHTVSPAVSTSHSNFLDLTVLPGPHSTGLGGIPITENSSSVENLNVKEWQDGLRALLPNININFGGLPNSSSSSSSSSSSSSINHTGAPGGSGSVSHSLCWEGRASWMDPAIITGIPASGGNSLDFLQDDNPPHWLKSLQSLTEMDAPASHSGPYSSQQPPHRASWAHYPAPTSQFHSPPPGFQTAFRPPTQTQTDLLQSAAINRH